One Tolypothrix bouteillei VB521301 DNA window includes the following coding sequences:
- a CDS encoding M42 family metallopeptidase: MWDDNKLFAIVEELVMHHSPSGAEEEINQFLMQQFTALGVEVWQDRADNIIAKIQGRDSTRAIAITAHKDEIGAIVKSVGDNGRVEVRKLGGAFPWVYGEGVVDLLGDNATISGILSFGSRHVSHESPQKVQQEDTPLKWENAWIETKCTTAELETAGIRPGTRMVVGKHRKRPIRLNNYIASYTLDNKASIAILLALAEKIKQPTVDVYLVASAKEEVGAIGALFFTQNQRLDALIALEICPLSSEYPIDDGKHPVILSQDGYGIYDETLNGQLRHCAKKLGLPVQLAVITGFGSDASIAMKFGHVSRGACLAFPTQNTHGYEIAHLGAIANCIDILQAFCEAEFA; this comes from the coding sequence ATGTGGGATGACAATAAACTGTTTGCAATCGTAGAAGAATTGGTCATGCACCATTCTCCTAGTGGTGCGGAAGAAGAAATCAATCAGTTCTTGATGCAGCAATTTACAGCGTTGGGTGTTGAAGTATGGCAAGACCGTGCTGACAATATCATCGCTAAAATTCAAGGACGAGATTCAACAAGAGCGATCGCTATCACCGCTCATAAAGATGAAATCGGTGCCATTGTCAAAAGTGTTGGTGATAACGGTCGAGTCGAGGTTCGCAAATTGGGCGGAGCCTTTCCTTGGGTTTATGGTGAAGGAGTTGTCGATCTCCTCGGCGACAATGCCACCATTAGCGGTATTCTCAGTTTTGGTTCCCGCCACGTCTCTCATGAATCGCCACAGAAGGTACAGCAGGAAGATACTCCGCTCAAGTGGGAAAATGCTTGGATTGAAACAAAATGTACAACTGCGGAACTAGAAACGGCAGGTATTAGACCGGGAACTAGAATGGTGGTTGGCAAGCATCGCAAGCGACCCATTAGGTTAAACAACTACATTGCCAGCTACACTTTGGATAACAAAGCTTCAATTGCCATCTTGCTAGCTCTAGCTGAAAAGATTAAACAACCAACAGTTGATGTGTATCTAGTAGCATCAGCAAAGGAAGAAGTCGGGGCAATTGGGGCGCTTTTCTTCACTCAAAACCAGCGCTTGGATGCTCTGATAGCTTTAGAAATTTGCCCTCTCTCCTCAGAATACCCAATTGATGATGGGAAACATCCTGTCATCCTTTCCCAAGATGGGTATGGAATTTATGATGAAACACTCAACGGACAACTACGCCACTGCGCCAAAAAACTCGGTCTACCCGTGCAGTTAGCAGTCATCACCGGTTTTGGCAGCGATGCGTCCATTGCAATGAAGTTTGGTCATGTGTCCCGTGGTGCGTGTTTGGCGTTTCCCACTCAAAATACCCATGGATATGAAATTGCTCATTTGGGAGCGATCGCAAACTGTATTGATATATTGCAAGCGTTTTGTGAAGCCGAGTTCGCCTGA
- a CDS encoding CBS domain-containing protein — translation MPKTVADVMSHNPIVVRPETPLKEAIQILAERRISGLPVTDDSGKLVGIISETDLMWQETGVTPPAYIMFLDSVIYLQNPANYERDLHKALGQTVGEVMSHNPITISPDKTVTEAARLMHDRNIHRLPVLDSEGQVVGILTRGDIIRAMAASQES, via the coding sequence ATGCCTAAAACCGTTGCCGATGTAATGAGCCATAACCCAATTGTTGTGCGACCTGAAACTCCTTTAAAGGAAGCTATTCAAATTTTGGCAGAGCGACGAATCAGCGGACTACCCGTCACGGATGATAGCGGGAAATTAGTAGGCATTATTTCAGAAACGGATTTAATGTGGCAAGAAACAGGGGTAACACCTCCGGCTTACATAATGTTTCTGGACAGCGTTATCTATTTACAGAATCCCGCAAATTACGAACGTGACTTACATAAAGCACTAGGGCAAACAGTTGGCGAAGTTATGAGTCACAACCCCATCACAATTTCTCCTGACAAAACTGTCACGGAAGCAGCCAGACTCATGCACGATCGCAACATTCACCGTCTTCCAGTACTTGATAGCGAGGGTCAAGTCGTTGGTATTCTTACTCGTGGCGACATTATCCGAGCAATGGCAGCAAGTCAAGAAAGTTAG